The Bacteroidetes bacterium SB0662_bin_6 genome contains the following window.
ACATAAAGACCGCGTCCCGCTTCCGGCGCGCCTCCCCGGAAGCCGCCTCCCAGTCAGGATCGCCCTGCACCGCCTCGGCATGATAGCGATCGGCAATCCGCCGGTACTGCGAAGGATACAGACCCGTAACCAGCGTATGCAGCGAGGGGCGGCAATAGTTCGCTGTCGCGTGGGCGAACGAAAACACGGTTCCTTCGTGCGCCAGCAGGTCCAGGTTCGGGGTCCGTACGTGTTCCGATCCGGTGAATCCGAAGTAGGGATATCCGTGATCGTCCCCGATCACGAGCACGATGTTCGGGGGGTGGTCCGGGCCCTCTTGTGCATACAGTGCGTTGCCCGGGGCCGCCAGATACAGCACGGTCAGGATCGGAAAAATACAGGCCCTAAAGCGTCTCATTGGTTTCAGGGAGAATCGGGAGCGGAAGGCTTAAGGAACCTCTGATAAATCCACATGGGCGAGGACCTTGGGACGCGCCTTATCTCAAAACATAAACGTGCGGTTGGCCGCGGGTTTGCAGGATATCCCGGGCCCGATGTTTTGTTCGAATGCGCGTCCCAAGGTCCCTTTTCCCGGTTGCGATTTTGCGGAGCGAATAAGAGGTTCCTCAATAATACGCCGGTTCGGGCATCGCATCCCGTTTTTCGCTACGTATTCTCGTATATTTTGCCTCCCCGGCCATCCAATCCGGGGAAGTGTGCAAAGACTGTACAAAAATCCCGCAAAAACTGCACAGATATTGCACCATCTGCATGGACGCCTTCATGCCCGCGATGCCCCGAACCCGCAGTGTTTTCCGCTAATTTCAACGATGCAATAATAATATCTTTTACGCACGAACGTGAAGCGCTGAGCAAAGTGGCCTTGATCAGAGTACCCTTATATATATCGGTTTTCGCTGCGATCCTGCTGTCCGCCTGTGGCAGGACGCCGGAAAGCGAGCCCGTTGCGGTCGTGGCGGGCAAACCGATCGACGCCGAGGAATACCGGGCGCGCTATGTGGATTTCCTGCTCGACAGCGGACTGCCGGACGAGGCGGGCCGCCGCGCCGCGTATCTGGAGCGACTGATCACCATGAAACTCATGGCCCACGATGCGCTCGAAGGCGGACTTGCGGAAGATGCGGCCTACCTGTTCACAGCCGAACGCATGCGCCGCAAGCTCCTCATGGACGCCTGGGTACACCGCGCCGTGCACGACACGATTACGGTTTCGGAGCAGGACCTCCGGGACATGTTCGTCCGGGTCAACACGACCGTAACGGCCCGCCACCTGTATGCGCCCACCCGGGAGGCAGCCGACACGCTGTACGAACGGCTCCGGCGGGGCGCCTCGTTTGAAGCACTGGCGGAAGAAGTGTTCGCCGACACGGCGCTGGCCCGCCGCGGCGGGCATCTCGGCTCCTTCGGTTTTGACGAAATGGACCCCGCTTTCGAGGAAGTCGCGTTCACCATTACGCCCGGCGATTTCAGCCGGCCTGTCCGTACGGCTCAGGGGTATTCGATCGTACAGGTCGAGGACCGCTTCACGAAGCCCATCCTGACCGAGACCGAATTTGCGGCGCAAAAGAACAAGATGGAATGGTATGTCCTCGACCGAAAACGGCGCCGGGCCCGCACCGCGCTTTCCATGCGCCTCCGCGAAGAGGCTTCCGTGTCGTATCATGCCCCCGCGTTCCAACGCCTGCTGGCGCAGGTCACCGGCGAGGCGGATATGCCGGAAGATGCGTCATCGGAAGACGGGGAGCCTGCCTGGCTGGGCGCTCCGCTTGCGACGTTCGGGCCACCGCAGGCCCGTCGGACCTGGACCGTCTCCGAATTTCGGGACCACGCCCGGTTTACCGACCCTCGGCAGCGCGCCCGGGTTCGTACCGCCGAGGAACTCCGGCGCTTCATCGACGGGCTGATCGTGCAGGAGGCATTGCTTGAAGCCGCCCGCCTTGCCCGCGTCGATCGCACTCCCGAGTTCGCCCGGGCCCTGGCCCGCGCCATGGAAGACTGGGCCTTCGAACAGGCCTGGGACCGCCTTTCCCGCGGCGTGTCCGTGCCGGAAGATTCCATCCGCGCCTGGTACGAGGCGTATGACGAACCCTCCACGCCGCCGGGTATCATCCAGGCCCGTCTCCACGAAACCATGATGGACGAGGCGCTTCGGGAACATGCGCGCGATCTTCGCGAACGATACAATGTCAGGATGTATCCCCAAATTGTATCCGAATTGCATATCTTAAGCGACGCGTTCTGATCCGGTTTTCATTCCTGCTGCGCTTCCCCCATATTGCATTCCGGCGCCTCCGAGCGCTACTCCGTTATTCAAACACCACCTGTTCGTCTCCAGCCTGCTTCTCTTGCAGATCATGTTTCGACGCCTGATCCCGGTCCTCTTGCTCTTGTTCGCTGCGGGCTCCGCCCATGCGCAGAGCGGCAAGATCGTGGGTACGGTGACGGATAGCGCCACCGGCGAGCCCCTGCCCGGCGTCAACGTGGTCATAGAGGGCACCACACAAGGCACCGCTACCGGTATCGACGGTACGTACGTCATTATCGGCGTGCGTCCCGGCGTATACGATGTGGTGGCTTCGTTCATCGGGTTCTCCCGCCAGCGTATCGCAGGCGTGCAGGTGAACGTGGATCTGACCACGACGGTCGATTTCCGGATGGCGGAAGAGGTGATCGAAGGCGAAGAGATCATCGTTACCGCCCAGGCCGAGGCCGTTCGCAAGGACCTTACCAGTTCCGAGGCCCGCGTCACCGCCGAAACCATCGACAAACTGCCGGTCACCGAGCTTTCCCAGGTGCTCGACGTGCAGGCCGGAGTTACCACGCGGGACGGCATTCATATCCGGGGCGGCCGCAGCAGCGAGGTGGTTTTCATGGTGGATGGCGTGCCGGTCAGCGATAGCTACGACGGCTCGTCCGTGATCCAGCTCGAAAACGACGGCATCGAGGAATTACAGGTCATCTCCGGCACGTTCAACGCCGAGTACGGCAATGCCATGTCCGGCGTCGTGAATGTCGTCACGAAGGAGGGGCGCAGCGACCGCTTTTCCGGCTCGGCGCAGGTGTATTCCGGGGGATATGCGGTCACCGGCGAAGGCGGCGGCGATTTTTTGCGGGGCATCCGCACCGAGGAACACACCAAAGCGGGCATTCAGTACCGCGACATCGATCCCTATTCCTATCTGCCGTTCCAGGCCGATCATTTTCGGAACGCCACGGTATCCCTCGAAGGCCCCGTCTGGAAGGATCGCATCACGTTTTTCGCCCTGGGGCGCTATTTCAAAAACGACGGCTGGCTCTACGGCGCCCGCCTTTTCGGGACCGATGGTTCGGCGGGGGATTCTTCGCTGGTCCCCATGAACAATTTCGAAAAGACCAGTTGGCAGGGGAATCTCAAGGTCCGCCTCAGCCGCAAACTCATTCTCAACGTCATCGGCCTCGGTTCGTTTTCCAGTAGCCGCCCGTACAATCTGTTCCGCCGGTGGTCCCCCGACGGACGCTTCCGCAGTTTCGACGACGGCTACGACGTCAAACTGAAGCTCACCCACCTCATAAGCCCCCGGACGTTCTACACGTTCAATGCGGGCGTTTTCAACCGCGAGGCGAAAGGGTATCTGTATGAAGACCCGTTCGATTCCCGGTACAACGATTTCGACCTCGTTGCGCGGGATTCCGTCGAATTCCTTCCGGGCCAGTATATCGAAGTGCTCAGCGGCGGCCAGCGGTATGCGCGCGGGGGAACCAATCTGACCCATTTCAACCGTACCTCCCGTTCGTACTTCGTCAAGGGCGATCTGTCCAGCCAGATCACCGATCATCACCTGATCAAGACCGGCTTCCAGTTGCGCATCGACGAACTTGCGCTGACCGCGTTCAACCTCATTCCGGGGATCGACGAGACGGGGCAGCGGATCGAACCGTTCCGGCCCGCCATTCCCGTGGAATCCAGTGTAGCCTACAGCAGTTTCAGCGATCTTTCCCCGCGCACGATAAGCGCCTATGCCCAGGACAAGATGGAGTTCAACGACTTCATCGTGAATGCCGGCATCCGGCTCGATTATTTCGATGCGCGCGCCCGGGTTCCGGCGGACCCCGCGGACCCCAATATTTTCAATCCCCTCAAACTCACGAACCGGTTCCGCGACACGGACGGGGACGGCGTGATCCAGCCGGAGGAGGAGCTTCCCGAAAACGTCCTGACGGTTGCGGATCGGGAGGCGTACTGGTGGGAGGATAGCACGCCCAAGCTGCAGATATCGCCCCGCCTGGGCGCCGCGTGGCCCATCACGGAACAGGGCGTGATCCACTTTTCCTACGGCATCTTTTTCCAGATTCCCACGCAGAACAGACTGTTCGAGAATTTCGGTTTCAAGATGCCGGCGCTTTCCGGTTCGTACGGCCCCTTCGGCAACCCGGACCTCGACGCGCAGAAAACCACCATGTACGAGATCGGCCTGCGGCAGGGATTCGGAGGCATCGTGGCCGACGTGACCGGGTATTACCGGGATGTGCGCAGTTGGGTCTCCACCTCGCAGCCCATCATCGCCGCGCTGCCCGGCATCAGTTACGTCATCTACACGAACCGCGATTATGCGAACACGCGCGGGCTGACCGTGCATCTGTCGCGCACGTTCACAAACCACTACGGATTCGACGCCAGCTACACCTATCAGGTGGTGGAAGGCTCCAATTCGAACCCCGCGGACGAGTTTTTCGCGCTTCTCAACAACAGCCAGCCCACCCTGGCGCTCCTGCCATTGAACTGGGATCAGCGGCACAAACTGGCGGGCGCCTTCTACGCGGGCGCGGATACGTACGGCGGCTCGATTCGATTCCGGTACGAATCGGGTTTCCCGTACACGCCCACCTTCGCTTCCGCGGCGCTGACCGGCAACGATGTGCAGCCCGAATTTCCTTCCAATTCGCGGCGCGCATACACCACCTTCGAGGTAGATCTGAACCTGTACAAGGAGTTCGTGATGGGAAGGGTCCGTCCCCGGGTCTTTCTCGAGGTGTTCAATCTCCTCGACGCCCGCAATGTGTCCACCGTGTTCCCCGACACGGGCGAGCCGGACGTGACGCTGGATCAGTTGCGCACGGGGCAGTTCGATCCGGGATGGTTCGTGCGTCCCGAACACTACCGCGAGCCGAGAAGAGTGCAGCTTGGCGTCGAAGTGCGTTTCTGATGCGGCGAGGTCTGCAATACCCATGAAATATCCCCGCTTCATACGACAGGATGTTCCGGCGCGTCTCCTTTCCGGAGGGGCGGTTCCGCGCATGCCTGGCGCGCTGGTTGTTCTGAGCCTTGTGCTGCTGCCCGGGATTGTTGGCACGGCCCGTGCCCAGGGCGTCATCGACCGGAATCACGTGCCGGGCACGGAGCGCGTCGATCCCTTCGAGCGCCGCCGCGACAACATCGACGCCAACAACGTCCGGGCCACCATTACCAACTGGGCGCAGTCGGGCCAGTCCGGAAGTCCGGGCGATTTCTGGTACGAGTGGCCCAAGAACACGGGCCGGCGCTACGTGGCGCTTACCCAGTTGTGGGTGGGGGCCGAGGTCGAGGACGAAAACAACGACACGCTGTGGGTCGTGAACGTGGCGGATTTCCGCAGCAATCCCGTCAACGACAACATTTCGTGGACCTTCGAGCCGATCAAGGGATACGTGAATCCGGCGGGAGCGGAGTACGGCATCGCCCAGTCGGACGAGCCGACTTCCTGGCCGGACGCCTGGCCGGACAAACTCGGCGACGTCCAG
Protein-coding sequences here:
- a CDS encoding TonB-dependent receptor → MFRRLIPVLLLLFAAGSAHAQSGKIVGTVTDSATGEPLPGVNVVIEGTTQGTATGIDGTYVIIGVRPGVYDVVASFIGFSRQRIAGVQVNVDLTTTVDFRMAEEVIEGEEIIVTAQAEAVRKDLTSSEARVTAETIDKLPVTELSQVLDVQAGVTTRDGIHIRGGRSSEVVFMVDGVPVSDSYDGSSVIQLENDGIEELQVISGTFNAEYGNAMSGVVNVVTKEGRSDRFSGSAQVYSGGYAVTGEGGGDFLRGIRTEEHTKAGIQYRDIDPYSYLPFQADHFRNATVSLEGPVWKDRITFFALGRYFKNDGWLYGARLFGTDGSAGDSSLVPMNNFEKTSWQGNLKVRLSRKLILNVIGLGSFSSSRPYNLFRRWSPDGRFRSFDDGYDVKLKLTHLISPRTFYTFNAGVFNREAKGYLYEDPFDSRYNDFDLVARDSVEFLPGQYIEVLSGGQRYARGGTNLTHFNRTSRSYFVKGDLSSQITDHHLIKTGFQLRIDELALTAFNLIPGIDETGQRIEPFRPAIPVESSVAYSSFSDLSPRTISAYAQDKMEFNDFIVNAGIRLDYFDARARVPADPADPNIFNPLKLTNRFRDTDGDGVIQPEEELPENVLTVADREAYWWEDSTPKLQISPRLGAAWPITEQGVIHFSYGIFFQIPTQNRLFENFGFKMPALSGSYGPFGNPDLDAQKTTMYEIGLRQGFGGIVADVTGYYRDVRSWVSTSQPIIAALPGISYVIYTNRDYANTRGLTVHLSRTFTNHYGFDASYTYQVVEGSNSNPADEFFALLNNSQPTLALLPLNWDQRHKLAGAFYAGADTYGGSIRFRYESGFPYTPTFASAALTGNDVQPEFPSNSRRAYTTFEVDLNLYKEFVMGRVRPRVFLEVFNLLDARNVSTVFPDTGEPDVTLDQLRTGQFDPGWFVRPEHYREPRRVQLGVEVRF